Proteins from a single region of Bos indicus x Bos taurus breed Angus x Brahman F1 hybrid chromosome 29, Bos_hybrid_MaternalHap_v2.0, whole genome shotgun sequence:
- the LOC113886482 gene encoding olfactory receptor 151-like: MATENHSTVTEFILQGLTDRPELQLPLFFLFLGIYLVTMIGNLGVITLICLNAHLHTPMYYFLSNLSFVDLCYSSVITPKMLVNFVSKKNIISYAGCMSQLYFFLVFVIAECYMLTVMAYDRYVAICRPLLYNIIMSHQVCSLLVAGVYAIGVYAIGFIGSTIETGLMLKQSYCKRLISYYFCEILPLMKLTCSSTYHVEMTVFIFAVFNFIVTSSTVLISYAFILSSILHISTTEGRSKAFSTCSSHFAAVGIFYGTTAFMYLKPSTASSLAQENVASVFYTTVIPMLNPLIYSLRNKEVKVAIQKTLRVKSF; this comes from the coding sequence ATGGCTACAGAAAATCACTCTACAGTAACAGAGTTCATTCTTCAGGGTTTGACAGATCGGCCAGAGCTTCAGCTCccacttttcttcctcttccttgggATCTACTTGGTCACCATGATAGGGAACCTGGGCGTgataacactgatttgtctaaatGCCCACcttcacacccccatgtactacTTCCTCAGCAACCTGTCCTTTGTGGATCTCTGCTACTCCTCTGTCATTACCCCTAAGATGCTGGTGAACTTTGTGTCAAAGAAGAACATCATCTCCTATGCAGGGTGCATGTCTCAGCTCTACTTCTTCCTGGTGTTTGTCATTGCTGAGTGTTACATGCTgacagtgatggcctatgaccgctatgttgcCATCTGCAGACCTTTGCTTTACAACATCATCATGTCTCATCAAGTCTGCTCCCTTCTGGTAGCTGGGGTCTATGCCATAGGGGTCTATGCCATAGGGTTCATTGGTTCAACTATAGAGACTGGCCTCATGTTGAAACAGTCCTACTGTAAACGCCTCATCAGTTATTACTTCTGTGAAATCCTCCCCCTCATGAAGCTAACATGCTCTAGCACCTACCATGTTGAGATGACAGTCTTCATTTTTGCTGTATTCAACTTCATAGTCACCAGTTCAACAGTCCTAATTTCCTATGCCTTCATCCTGTCCAGTATCCTCCACATCAGTACCACAGAGGGAAGGTCCAAAGCCTTCAGCACATGCAGCTCACACTTTGCAGCCGTGGGGATTTTCTATGGAACAACCGCCTTCATGTACTTGAAACCCTCCACGGCCAGTTCCCTGGCCCAGGAGAATGTGGCCTCCGTGTTCTACACCACAGtgatccccatgctgaaccccctgATCTACAGCTTGAGGAATAAGGAGGTAAAGGTGGCCATCCAGAAAACTCTGAGGGTAAAATCCTTTTGA